One window of the Dethiobacter alkaliphilus AHT 1 genome contains the following:
- a CDS encoding EFR1 family ferrodoxin (N-terminal region resembles flavodoxins. C-terminal ferrodoxin region binds two 4Fe-4S clusters.): protein MNCALLYFSQSGSTLNVAQAIAEGLREGGYRVELFDITKNPPTDVSRFDLIGIGTPVYYYRLPFNISDYLQNLSGLNGKKTFYFLLHGTYPGDAGRELQDILQSRGAKEPSGMCFFGADFFLGYLQQGVLFSPGRPNETDLEQAQEYGRRMAKGETVQTQPGKLGLIYRLEKLFTNRWLVRHLYSQMFHADKKCISCNRCQNKCPTGNITENKKGKPLWGHNCLLCLTCEAVCPTAAITSPVSWPITKPVMALNVRKASADPKLDKEKFVRRTN from the coding sequence ATGAACTGTGCACTGCTCTATTTTTCGCAATCCGGCTCCACCTTAAATGTGGCCCAAGCCATCGCCGAGGGCTTGAGAGAAGGAGGATACCGGGTTGAATTATTTGACATCACTAAAAATCCTCCAACCGATGTCTCCCGGTTTGACCTGATAGGAATCGGCACTCCCGTTTATTATTACCGTCTGCCCTTTAATATTTCGGATTATCTGCAAAACCTTTCCGGCTTAAACGGCAAAAAAACATTCTACTTTTTGCTGCACGGCACCTACCCCGGTGATGCGGGAAGGGAGCTACAGGACATTTTACAGAGCAGGGGAGCAAAAGAGCCCAGCGGAATGTGCTTTTTCGGAGCTGATTTTTTTCTTGGCTACCTGCAGCAGGGAGTTTTGTTTTCCCCTGGCCGTCCCAACGAGACAGACCTGGAGCAAGCCCAGGAATACGGCCGCCGCATGGCCAAAGGAGAGACGGTGCAAACCCAACCAGGTAAGCTGGGGCTGATTTACCGCCTGGAGAAACTCTTTACCAACCGGTGGTTGGTTCGCCATCTCTACAGCCAGATGTTTCACGCCGATAAAAAATGTATTAGCTGCAATCGCTGCCAAAATAAATGCCCCACCGGCAACATTACCGAAAACAAGAAGGGAAAACCATTGTGGGGGCATAATTGCCTGTTGTGCCTGACCTGTGAGGCGGTCTGTCCCACCGCAGCCATTACCTCCCCGGTCAGCTGGCCCATCACCAAACCTGTGATGGCCTTAAATGTGCGCAAAGCCAGTGCGGATCCAAAACTGGACAAAGAAAAGTTTGTGCGACGGACAAATTGA
- a CDS encoding glycine betaine ABC transporter substrate-binding protein yields MGFFEMLIARRSDVLLRIVEHLQLSFVAMFLAVAIAVPIGIYLTRSEKLANPVIGVAGVFQTIPSLALVALMVPFIGIGFWPAIIALFLYSLLPILRNTYTGIKGVNPALKEAGRGMGMTDRQVLVMVELPLALPVIMAGIRTAVVLIVGAATLATLIGAGGLGEFIFRGLAMSIDSLILLGAIPAALLAILVERALGTLEHHVTPLGLRDNPGQAKAGATPIKIAGLALAAILALGVALQGIWGMFGEQTDITIGSKNFTENILLGHMMASLIEEHTDLTVERSMNMGGTEVNHQAMLRGDIDMYAEYTGTGLMAILDQEPISDPERVYQIVSEEYEERFQMEWLQPFGFNNTYTLTVRREMAEELNLETFSDLIPHSENMDFGATHEFLERPDGLQGLQEVYPGLEFASTRGLDPGLTYTAVAQGDVDCIDAFSTDGRIPALDLFVLEDDRQFFPPYFAAPVVRQDVLVRFPEIREVLEMLSGLLDDETMAQLNFAVDETGRSAQGVAEEFLREEGLLQ; encoded by the coding sequence ATGGGATTTTTTGAAATGCTAATTGCCCGACGAAGCGATGTTTTACTGCGGATTGTAGAGCATTTACAACTCTCTTTTGTAGCCATGTTCCTGGCTGTGGCCATCGCCGTTCCCATAGGCATTTATCTGACCCGATCGGAAAAGCTGGCTAACCCTGTAATTGGTGTTGCCGGTGTGTTTCAGACTATACCCAGCCTGGCTCTGGTGGCGTTGATGGTCCCCTTTATAGGTATCGGTTTTTGGCCGGCCATTATTGCCCTGTTTCTATATTCACTATTGCCTATTCTGCGCAATACATATACCGGTATCAAAGGGGTAAACCCGGCCTTAAAAGAGGCCGGCCGGGGCATGGGCATGACGGACAGGCAGGTCTTGGTGATGGTGGAATTACCGCTTGCTTTACCGGTAATAATGGCCGGTATCCGTACAGCGGTGGTGCTAATTGTGGGTGCTGCTACCCTTGCCACCCTGATTGGAGCCGGCGGCCTGGGTGAGTTTATTTTCCGCGGCTTGGCAATGTCCATAGACTCTTTAATTCTCCTTGGCGCCATTCCTGCAGCACTTTTGGCAATCTTGGTGGAACGGGCTCTGGGAACGCTGGAGCACCATGTTACACCCCTTGGCTTACGCGATAATCCGGGACAGGCCAAAGCCGGTGCCACACCCATAAAAATCGCCGGATTAGCACTGGCGGCAATTTTAGCCCTTGGCGTTGCGCTGCAGGGCATCTGGGGGATGTTTGGTGAACAGACCGACATTACCATCGGCAGCAAAAACTTTACGGAGAATATATTGCTGGGGCATATGATGGCCTCACTGATTGAAGAGCATACCGACCTGACTGTGGAAAGAAGCATGAATATGGGCGGCACCGAAGTTAACCACCAGGCCATGCTGCGCGGCGACATTGACATGTATGCCGAGTATACCGGGACCGGTTTAATGGCTATCCTGGACCAGGAACCAATTAGTGATCCGGAAAGAGTGTATCAGATTGTTTCAGAAGAATATGAGGAACGGTTCCAAATGGAATGGCTTCAGCCTTTTGGGTTTAATAATACCTATACCCTTACGGTTCGCAGGGAAATGGCCGAAGAACTTAATCTGGAAACTTTCTCCGACCTGATCCCCCATTCGGAAAATATGGATTTCGGAGCCACCCATGAGTTTCTGGAGCGCCCCGATGGATTGCAGGGATTGCAGGAGGTGTACCCGGGGTTGGAGTTTGCTTCCACCCGCGGCCTGGACCCGGGGTTAACGTACACCGCAGTGGCTCAGGGAGACGTGGATTGTATTGATGCCTTTTCCACCGACGGCCGTATTCCGGCGTTGGATCTGTTTGTGCTGGAAGATGACCGCCAATTTTTCCCTCCATATTTTGCTGCACCGGTGGTCCGGCAGGATGTTCTGGTGAGATTTCCGGAAATCCGTGAAGTTCTGGAGATGTTATCGGGGCTTCTGGATGACGAAACCATGGCACAATTAAACTTCGCCGTTGACGAAACGGGAAGAAGCGCCCAGGGTGTGGCAGAAGAATTTCTCAGAGAAGAAGGATTGCTTCAGTAG
- a CDS encoding cation diffusion facilitator family transporter yields MSTSLAQRVVFRTMLGNVLLVFMKLSVGIMAGSAALIAEAVHSAGDVIASFAVFISFRLSGKAPDQCHHFGHKKIESICTCLVGVLLILISYELITDAIGNLREGDLAVPGVAALYVTIACIVIKEGMYRYTINAANKVKSQLLYADAWHHRADMMVLSAVLVGVGGARLGYPILDGLVALGISVLILRLGIGFCRSGLGDLIDKAPDENTTKEIRKTVEVIHGVKDIHSLRARCHGSEVQMEIHIGVDSSMRVSEGHNVAKEVKTTIMREFPEVSHVIVHVDPVSEKLSPSTT; encoded by the coding sequence ATGTCCACATCACTGGCGCAACGGGTAGTATTCCGTACCATGCTGGGTAATGTGCTGCTTGTCTTCATGAAATTGTCTGTGGGGATTATGGCGGGAAGTGCGGCGCTAATTGCCGAAGCTGTCCACTCCGCCGGGGATGTAATCGCCAGCTTTGCCGTTTTTATCAGTTTCCGTTTATCCGGCAAAGCGCCTGATCAGTGCCACCATTTCGGTCATAAAAAAATAGAATCCATCTGTACCTGTTTGGTTGGCGTTTTGCTGATCTTAATCTCCTATGAATTAATTACCGATGCCATTGGTAACCTGCGGGAAGGCGATTTGGCTGTGCCGGGAGTAGCCGCACTGTATGTGACAATTGCCTGCATTGTCATTAAAGAGGGTATGTATCGGTACACAATAAATGCGGCCAATAAAGTAAAAAGCCAGCTACTGTATGCCGATGCCTGGCATCATCGCGCCGACATGATGGTACTTAGCGCTGTTTTGGTTGGAGTAGGGGGAGCAAGGCTTGGTTATCCAATCCTGGATGGTTTGGTAGCTTTAGGTATCAGTGTGCTAATCCTTCGCCTGGGTATCGGCTTTTGCCGCAGTGGACTGGGTGATTTGATAGATAAGGCCCCCGATGAAAATACAACCAAAGAAATCAGAAAAACTGTAGAGGTAATTCACGGCGTGAAAGATATCCACTCTCTGCGGGCACGCTGCCATGGTTCTGAAGTACAGATGGAAATTCACATCGGCGTCGACAGCAGCATGCGTGTCAGTGAAGGCCACAACGTGGCCAAAGAGGTGAAAACCACCATCATGCGGGAGTTCCCGGAGGTATCCCACGTTATCGTTCATGTAGATCCGGTGTCTGAAAAATTATCTCCGTCAACCACGTAA
- a CDS encoding TMEM165/GDT1 family protein — MLLKAFLTTFALVFLAELGDKTQLTTMLLVSQGQPMKMVFLGAASALVLSSLIGVLAGAWLGKMVPPNVIQTGAGVAFIGIGILLLLGKF; from the coding sequence ATGCTTTTAAAAGCGTTTCTGACCACCTTTGCGCTGGTATTTCTGGCGGAGTTGGGCGATAAAACACAGTTGACCACGATGCTTTTGGTTTCCCAGGGTCAGCCCATGAAGATGGTTTTTCTGGGAGCGGCATCCGCTCTGGTCCTCTCTTCATTGATTGGCGTATTGGCGGGAGCCTGGTTGGGAAAAATGGTTCCGCCCAATGTGATCCAAACCGGCGCCGGAGTTGCGTTTATCGGCATCGGCATCCTGCTTCTGTTGGGTAAGTTTTAA
- the nifH gene encoding nitrogenase iron protein: MRQIAIYGKGGIGKSTTTQNTVAALAEAGKKVMVVGCDPKADSTRLLLHGLSQKTVLDTLRDEGEDVELEDILLDGYGDCSCVESGGPEPGVGCAGRGIITSISLLESLGAYTDDLDYVFYDVLGDVVCGGFAMPIREGKAQEIYIVASGEMMAMYAANNIAKGIQKFANSGGVRLGGIICNSRKVDNELELLTAFAKEMGSQLIHFVPRDNMVQRAEINRKTVIDYDPEQPQADEYRQLAQNIDGNDMFVVPKPMTTDRLEELLMEHGILDL, encoded by the coding sequence ATGAGACAAATTGCGATTTACGGAAAAGGTGGTATTGGTAAATCCACCACCACCCAGAACACGGTGGCTGCCTTGGCTGAAGCGGGCAAGAAGGTCATGGTGGTGGGCTGCGATCCCAAAGCGGATTCCACCAGGCTCCTTCTGCACGGTCTCTCGCAGAAGACGGTTTTGGATACGTTGCGGGATGAAGGTGAGGATGTGGAACTGGAGGATATTCTTCTGGACGGGTATGGAGATTGTAGCTGCGTTGAATCGGGTGGACCGGAGCCCGGAGTCGGATGTGCCGGCCGTGGCATCATCACTTCCATCAGCCTGCTGGAATCTCTGGGTGCTTACACCGATGACCTTGATTACGTATTTTATGATGTTTTGGGTGATGTTGTTTGCGGTGGTTTTGCCATGCCGATTCGTGAAGGCAAAGCTCAGGAGATCTACATTGTGGCTTCCGGGGAAATGATGGCCATGTATGCTGCCAATAACATTGCCAAAGGAATTCAGAAGTTTGCCAACTCCGGTGGTGTCCGTCTGGGCGGTATCATCTGCAACAGCCGTAAAGTGGATAATGAACTGGAGCTGCTTACAGCATTTGCTAAGGAAATGGGATCTCAGCTGATTCACTTTGTTCCCCGGGACAACATGGTACAGAGGGCGGAAATCAACAGAAAGACCGTTATCGATTATGACCCGGAGCAACCGCAGGCAGATGAGTACAGGCAGCTGGCCCAAAATATCGACGGCAATGATATGTTTGTGGTTCCCAAACCTATGACCACAGACCGGCTGGAAGAGTTGTTGATGGAACACGGAATTCTGGATTTATAA